The proteins below come from a single Excalfactoria chinensis isolate bCotChi1 chromosome 7, bCotChi1.hap2, whole genome shotgun sequence genomic window:
- the LRRFIP1 gene encoding leucine-rich repeat flightless-interacting protein 1 isoform X19, giving the protein MPMEEDCLSPEAQRLAEARLAAKRAARAEAREIRMKELERQQKEEDSERYSRRARRNASASDEDERMSVGSRGSLRAGLENERTKWKNYSRATNGYEEDVYGSSQNRKSSRPSLLYSDALPARSYRASVYDESVYSGSRRYSASSSRAPSEYSCYLGSGSRASSRASSARASPVIEERPEKDFEKGARTVSSLSAATLASLGGTSSRRGSGDTSISADTEASIREIKDSLAEVEEKYKKAMVSNAQLDNEKTNFMYQVDTLKDALLELEEQLAESRRQYEEKSKEFEREKHAHSILQFQFKEIKEALKQRDEMLAEIQQLQQKQQSYVREISDLQETIEWKDKKIGALERQKDFFDSIRSERDDLRDEVIMLKEQLKKHGIIPDSDIATNGEASDILNNEGQLDSSQAVPGAPQALKTAGDGMLGRAKEVDMKNEIVEDVGKREILQNSEREEHKEESEEQEVQTLHADENTRAENVTEEPDALSTAMLPDRRFCKAVDQLCKPVSGNACSSDDSDADDLRKETQSADTAARQPVSREAEHSNLNQRTTQNSEMSSLQGQDFESHQETHGELSAEHELEKAALQQEEGEDVEASRALGANEAEQAADSAGDSSEVVSGQSGLPELADSQSEEVNVGRCAETLQCSGGIAGSKVTEVLEKTLVESKDHTDGTADETGGDRAGEQNEVGSAGEKMERDSTDSEGEESCGSDAPSDPNEEGEDQAHIQPVSSEDGEVALLEEQIMQEHTELKPAEKDGQEEVLTGNLEAYSDSAEKQEKASGESAGSANEVEGSALHQTEPDTDTVKEMAHQETSLDPVITDDETEETEMQMRDKSGKGEENRIEYLERSRTEDLNPKVELQMVHCSEETTGDSEDEKNISLESEAQNVVRQEGESKEESVVCHSVPSENQVDKETCKEDTKQSELADQQDDGFTSMEGTDNSLAQKAELDESVNEQLRLEGQAEEEQEDEGDAFDFDEDSEQILETDEKRDGGEAEAQSEEDDGTSSVIRKAAPTGEAGERTGKTETSDTLTEDDVLQRKKGNESETGHSQEEASALKTDEKADVSAEGNEASDSNEVEKAPGDSGLEQDLESAGCNRAESKEDLRGGRKGKGKSRDDCTMS; this is encoded by the exons GAAGACAGTGAGCGCTATTCACGTAGAGCCCGAAGAAATGCCTCG GCATCGGATGAAGATGAGCGCATGTCAGTGGGTAGCCGTGGAAGCCTGAGG GCTGGATTAGAGAATGAAAGGACCAAATGGAAGAACTACTCCAGAGCA ACCAATGGTTATGAGGAAGACGTGTATGGATCGTCCCAGAATAGAAAATCTAGCAGG CCCTCCTTGCTGTACAGCGATGCCCTGCCAGCCAGAAGTTACAGG GCGTCTGTGTATGATGAGAGTGTTTACAGCGGGAGCCGTCGGTATAGTGCCTCTAGTTCTCGTGCT CCTTCAGAGTACAGCTGTTACCTCGGTTCGGGATCTCGGGCGTCCTCGAGAGCCAGCTCTGCTCGGGCCAGTCCAGTG ATTGAGGAGCGGCCAGAAAAAGATTTTGAGAAG GGAGCACGTACTGTCTCAAGTCTGTCAGCAGCAACCTTAGCTTCCTTGGGTGGGACTTCTTCTCGAAGAGGCAGCGGGGATACATCCATCTCAGCAGATACGGAGGCATCTATTAGAGAAATCAAG GACTCTCTAGCTGAAGTTGAAGAGAAATATAAGAAGGCGATGGTGTCAAATGCTCAGCTAGACAACGAGAAAACAAATTTCATGTACCAAGTAGATACCCTGAAGGATGCACTCTTAGAGTTAGAGGAACAACTCGCAGAATCCAGGAGGCAATATGAAGAAAAGAGTAAA GAATTTGAGAGAGAGAAGCACGCTCATAGCATACTGCAGTTTCAATTTAAGGAAATCAAAGAGGCTTTGAAGCAAAGAGACGAAATGCTTGCA GAAATCCAACAGctgcaacagaaacagcagagctATGTCAGGGAAATTTCTGATCTTCAGGAGACAATAGAgtggaaagacaaaaaaataggG GCCTTAGAGAGgcagaaagatttctttgaTTCCATAAGGAGTGAGCGGGATGACCTTAGAGACGAAGTGATTATGCTGAAGGAGCAACTGAAG AAACATGGAATAATCCCAGACTCCGACATAGCTACCAATGGGGAGGCATCAGACATTCTCAATAACGAAGGACAGTTGGATTCTTCTCAAGCTGTTCCAGGTGCACCGCAGGCATTAAAGACAGCAGGGGACGGGATGCTAG GCAGAGCCAAGGAAGTGGACATGAAAAATGAGATTGTGGAGGATGtggggaaaagagaaatcttGCAGAATTCTGAGCGTGAGGAACACAAAGAGGAGTCTGAGGAACAGGAAGTACAGACATTGCATGCTGATGAAAATACAAGGGCAGAAAACGTTACTGAAGAACCTGATGCTCTGTCAACAGCGATGTTACCAGATCGTAGGTTCTGTAAGGCTGTGGATCAGTTGTGTAAACCTGTGTCAGGGAATGCTTGTTCAAGTGATGATAGCGATGCAGATGATTTGAGAAAGGAGACACAGTCAGCAGACACAGCAGCCCGGCAGCCCGTTAGCAGGGAGGCTGAACACAGTAACTTAAACCAGAGGACAACTCAGAACTCAGAAATGAGCTCACTGCAAGGTCAGGATTTTGAGAGTCATCAGGAAACGCACGGTGAATTGAGTGCAGAGCATGAACTGGAAAAAGCTGCTCTACAACAGGAAGAAGGAGAGGATGTGGAAGCTAGCCGTGCACTGGGTGCTAATGaagcagagcaagcagcagaCAGTGCAGGTGACAGCAGTGAGGTGGTTTCTGGCCAGTCAGGGCTACCAGAGCTAGCGGACTCGCAAAGTGAAGAGGTAAATGTGGGGCGCTGTGCTGAAACACTCCAGTGCTCGGGAGGAATTGCTGGAAGCAAAGTTACAGAGGTCTTAGAGAAAACTCTTGTTGAAAGCAAAGACCACACTGATGGAACGGCAGATGAAACTGGAGGTGATAGAGCTGGAGAACAAAACGAGGTTGGGAGTGCaggtgagaaaatggaaagagattCCACAGACTCTGAAGGGGAGGAGTCATGTGGAAGCGATGCCCCATCAGATCCAAACGAGGAGGGAGAGGATCAGGCACACATCCAGCCAGTTTcctcagaggatggtgaggtaGCATTGTTAGAGGAACAGATTATGCAGGAGCACACAGAACTTAAACCTGCTGAGAAAGATGGACAGGAGGAAGTATTGACTGGAAACTTAGAGGCGTATTCAGACTCCgcagaaaagcaggagaaggCATCAGGGGAGTCTGCGGGCTCCGCTAACGAGGTAGAAGGAAGTGCACTGCATCAAACAGAGCCAGACACGGACACTGTGAAAGAAATGGCACATCAGGAAACCAGTTTAGACCCAGTTATTACAGATGATGAAACtgaggaaacagaaatgcaaatgagAGACAAGtctgggaaaggagaggaaaatagaatagaatacTTAGAACGCAGTAGAACAGAAGACTTAAATCCAAAGGTAGAGCTTCAAATGGTTCACTGCAGCGAAGAAACAACAGGTGACTCAGaggatgagaaaaatatttctttagaaaGTGAAGCACAGAATGTAGTCAGACAAGAAGGTGAATCTAAAGAGGAGTCTGTTGTATGTCACAGTGTGCCTAGCGAGAATCAAGTTGATAAAGAAACGTGTAAAGAAGATACGAAACAGTCAGAGCTCGCAGACCAGCAGGATGATGGATTTACTTCTATGGAAGGTACAGATAATTCTCTTGCACAGAAAGCTGAGCTGGATGAAAGCGTGAACGAGCAACTTAGACTAGAGGGCCaagcagaggaagaacaagAAGATGAAGGTGACGCATTTGATTTTGATGAGGATTCTGAACAGATACTGGAAACTGATGAAAAACGCGatggaggagaagctgaggcACAGAGTGAAGAGGATGATGGAACAAGCAGCGTGATAAGAAAAGCCGCCCCAACAGGTGAAGCCGGAGAGAGAACTGGCAAAACAGAAACCAGTGACACCTTGACCGAAGATGATGTCTTACAGCGTAAGAAAGGCAACGAGTCAGAAACAGGGCACTCGCAAGAGGAAGCGTCAGCACTGAAAACTGATGAGAAGGCCGATGTGTCGGCAGAGGGAAATGAAGCATCAGATTCTAATGAAGTGGAAAAGGCACCAGGTGACAGTGGTCTAGAACAGGATTTGGAGAGTGCCGGCTGTAACAGGGCTGAAAGCAAAGAGGATTTGCGAGGTGGTAGGAAGGGTAAGGGCAAATCCAGAGATGACTGTACAATGTCCTGA
- the LRRFIP1 gene encoding leucine-rich repeat flightless-interacting protein 1 isoform X18 gives MPMEEDCLSPEAQRLAEARLAAKRAARAEAREIRMKELERQQKEIYQVQKKYYGLDTKWGDIEQWMEDSERYSRRARRNASASDEDERMSVGSRGSLRTNGYEEDVYGSSQNRKSSRPSLLYSDALPARSYRASVYDESVYSGSRRYSASSSRAPSEYSCYLGSGSRASSRASSARASPVIEERPEKDFEKGARTVSSLSAATLASLGGTSSRRGSGDTSISADTEASIREIKDSLAEVEEKYKKAMVSNAQLDNEKTNFMYQVDTLKDALLELEEQLAESRRQYEEKSKEFEREKHAHSILQFQFKEIKEALKQRDEMLAEIQQLQQKQQSYVREISDLQETIEWKDKKIGALERQKDFFDSIRSERDDLRDEVIMLKEQLKKHGIIPDSDIATNGEASDILNNEGQLDSSQAVPGAPQALKTAGDGMLGRAKEVDMKNEIVEDVGKREILQNSEREEHKEESEEQEVQTLHADENTRAENVTEEPDALSTAMLPDRRFCKAVDQLCKPVSGNACSSDDSDADDLRKETQSADTAARQPVSREAEHSNLNQRTTQNSEMSSLQGQDFESHQETHGELSAEHELEKAALQQEEGEDVEASRALGANEAEQAADSAGDSSEVVSGQSGLPELADSQSEEVNVGRCAETLQCSGGIAGSKVTEVLEKTLVESKDHTDGTADETGGDRAGEQNEVGSAGEKMERDSTDSEGEESCGSDAPSDPNEEGEDQAHIQPVSSEDGEVALLEEQIMQEHTELKPAEKDGQEEVLTGNLEAYSDSAEKQEKASGESAGSANEVEGSALHQTEPDTDTVKEMAHQETSLDPVITDDETEETEMQMRDKSGKGEENRIEYLERSRTEDLNPKVELQMVHCSEETTGDSEDEKNISLESEAQNVVRQEGESKEESVVCHSVPSENQVDKETCKEDTKQSELADQQDDGFTSMEGTDNSLAQKAELDESVNEQLRLEGQAEEEQEDEGDAFDFDEDSEQILETDEKRDGGEAEAQSEEDDGTSSVIRKAAPTGEAGERTGKTETSDTLTEDDVLQRKKGNESETGHSQEEASALKTDEKADVSAEGNEASDSNEVEKAPGDSGLEQDLESAGCNRAESKEDLRGGRKGKGKSRDDCTMS, from the exons GAAGACAGTGAGCGCTATTCACGTAGAGCCCGAAGAAATGCCTCG GCATCGGATGAAGATGAGCGCATGTCAGTGGGTAGCCGTGGAAGCCTGAGG ACCAATGGTTATGAGGAAGACGTGTATGGATCGTCCCAGAATAGAAAATCTAGCAGG CCCTCCTTGCTGTACAGCGATGCCCTGCCAGCCAGAAGTTACAGG GCGTCTGTGTATGATGAGAGTGTTTACAGCGGGAGCCGTCGGTATAGTGCCTCTAGTTCTCGTGCT CCTTCAGAGTACAGCTGTTACCTCGGTTCGGGATCTCGGGCGTCCTCGAGAGCCAGCTCTGCTCGGGCCAGTCCAGTG ATTGAGGAGCGGCCAGAAAAAGATTTTGAGAAG GGAGCACGTACTGTCTCAAGTCTGTCAGCAGCAACCTTAGCTTCCTTGGGTGGGACTTCTTCTCGAAGAGGCAGCGGGGATACATCCATCTCAGCAGATACGGAGGCATCTATTAGAGAAATCAAG GACTCTCTAGCTGAAGTTGAAGAGAAATATAAGAAGGCGATGGTGTCAAATGCTCAGCTAGACAACGAGAAAACAAATTTCATGTACCAAGTAGATACCCTGAAGGATGCACTCTTAGAGTTAGAGGAACAACTCGCAGAATCCAGGAGGCAATATGAAGAAAAGAGTAAA GAATTTGAGAGAGAGAAGCACGCTCATAGCATACTGCAGTTTCAATTTAAGGAAATCAAAGAGGCTTTGAAGCAAAGAGACGAAATGCTTGCA GAAATCCAACAGctgcaacagaaacagcagagctATGTCAGGGAAATTTCTGATCTTCAGGAGACAATAGAgtggaaagacaaaaaaataggG GCCTTAGAGAGgcagaaagatttctttgaTTCCATAAGGAGTGAGCGGGATGACCTTAGAGACGAAGTGATTATGCTGAAGGAGCAACTGAAG AAACATGGAATAATCCCAGACTCCGACATAGCTACCAATGGGGAGGCATCAGACATTCTCAATAACGAAGGACAGTTGGATTCTTCTCAAGCTGTTCCAGGTGCACCGCAGGCATTAAAGACAGCAGGGGACGGGATGCTAG GCAGAGCCAAGGAAGTGGACATGAAAAATGAGATTGTGGAGGATGtggggaaaagagaaatcttGCAGAATTCTGAGCGTGAGGAACACAAAGAGGAGTCTGAGGAACAGGAAGTACAGACATTGCATGCTGATGAAAATACAAGGGCAGAAAACGTTACTGAAGAACCTGATGCTCTGTCAACAGCGATGTTACCAGATCGTAGGTTCTGTAAGGCTGTGGATCAGTTGTGTAAACCTGTGTCAGGGAATGCTTGTTCAAGTGATGATAGCGATGCAGATGATTTGAGAAAGGAGACACAGTCAGCAGACACAGCAGCCCGGCAGCCCGTTAGCAGGGAGGCTGAACACAGTAACTTAAACCAGAGGACAACTCAGAACTCAGAAATGAGCTCACTGCAAGGTCAGGATTTTGAGAGTCATCAGGAAACGCACGGTGAATTGAGTGCAGAGCATGAACTGGAAAAAGCTGCTCTACAACAGGAAGAAGGAGAGGATGTGGAAGCTAGCCGTGCACTGGGTGCTAATGaagcagagcaagcagcagaCAGTGCAGGTGACAGCAGTGAGGTGGTTTCTGGCCAGTCAGGGCTACCAGAGCTAGCGGACTCGCAAAGTGAAGAGGTAAATGTGGGGCGCTGTGCTGAAACACTCCAGTGCTCGGGAGGAATTGCTGGAAGCAAAGTTACAGAGGTCTTAGAGAAAACTCTTGTTGAAAGCAAAGACCACACTGATGGAACGGCAGATGAAACTGGAGGTGATAGAGCTGGAGAACAAAACGAGGTTGGGAGTGCaggtgagaaaatggaaagagattCCACAGACTCTGAAGGGGAGGAGTCATGTGGAAGCGATGCCCCATCAGATCCAAACGAGGAGGGAGAGGATCAGGCACACATCCAGCCAGTTTcctcagaggatggtgaggtaGCATTGTTAGAGGAACAGATTATGCAGGAGCACACAGAACTTAAACCTGCTGAGAAAGATGGACAGGAGGAAGTATTGACTGGAAACTTAGAGGCGTATTCAGACTCCgcagaaaagcaggagaaggCATCAGGGGAGTCTGCGGGCTCCGCTAACGAGGTAGAAGGAAGTGCACTGCATCAAACAGAGCCAGACACGGACACTGTGAAAGAAATGGCACATCAGGAAACCAGTTTAGACCCAGTTATTACAGATGATGAAACtgaggaaacagaaatgcaaatgagAGACAAGtctgggaaaggagaggaaaatagaatagaatacTTAGAACGCAGTAGAACAGAAGACTTAAATCCAAAGGTAGAGCTTCAAATGGTTCACTGCAGCGAAGAAACAACAGGTGACTCAGaggatgagaaaaatatttctttagaaaGTGAAGCACAGAATGTAGTCAGACAAGAAGGTGAATCTAAAGAGGAGTCTGTTGTATGTCACAGTGTGCCTAGCGAGAATCAAGTTGATAAAGAAACGTGTAAAGAAGATACGAAACAGTCAGAGCTCGCAGACCAGCAGGATGATGGATTTACTTCTATGGAAGGTACAGATAATTCTCTTGCACAGAAAGCTGAGCTGGATGAAAGCGTGAACGAGCAACTTAGACTAGAGGGCCaagcagaggaagaacaagAAGATGAAGGTGACGCATTTGATTTTGATGAGGATTCTGAACAGATACTGGAAACTGATGAAAAACGCGatggaggagaagctgaggcACAGAGTGAAGAGGATGATGGAACAAGCAGCGTGATAAGAAAAGCCGCCCCAACAGGTGAAGCCGGAGAGAGAACTGGCAAAACAGAAACCAGTGACACCTTGACCGAAGATGATGTCTTACAGCGTAAGAAAGGCAACGAGTCAGAAACAGGGCACTCGCAAGAGGAAGCGTCAGCACTGAAAACTGATGAGAAGGCCGATGTGTCGGCAGAGGGAAATGAAGCATCAGATTCTAATGAAGTGGAAAAGGCACCAGGTGACAGTGGTCTAGAACAGGATTTGGAGAGTGCCGGCTGTAACAGGGCTGAAAGCAAAGAGGATTTGCGAGGTGGTAGGAAGGGTAAGGGCAAATCCAGAGATGACTGTACAATGTCCTGA
- the LRRFIP1 gene encoding leucine-rich repeat flightless-interacting protein 1 isoform X26 — translation MPMEEDCLSPEAQRLAEARLAAKRAARAEAREIRMKELERQQKEIEERPEKDFEKGARTVSSLSAATLASLGGTSSRRGSGDTSISADTEASIREIKDSLAEVEEKYKKAMVSNAQLDNEKTNFMYQVDTLKDALLELEEQLAESRRQYEEKSKEFEREKHAHSILQFQFKEIKEALKQRDEMLAEIQQLQQKQQSYVREISDLQETIEWKDKKIGALERQKDFFDSIRSERDDLRDEVIMLKEQLKKHGIIPDSDIATNGEASDILNNEGQLDSSQAVPGAPQALKTAGDGMLGRAKEVDMKNEIVEDVGKREILQNSEREEHKEESEEQEVQTLHADENTRAENVTEEPDALSTAMLPDRRFCKAVDQLCKPVSGNACSSDDSDADDLRKETQSADTAARQPVSREAEHSNLNQRTTQNSEMSSLQGQDFESHQETHGELSAEHELEKAALQQEEGEDVEASRALGANEAEQAADSAGDSSEVVSGQSGLPELADSQSEEVNVGRCAETLQCSGGIAGSKVTEVLEKTLVESKDHTDGTADETGGDRAGEQNEVGSAGEKMERDSTDSEGEESCGSDAPSDPNEEGEDQAHIQPVSSEDGEVALLEEQIMQEHTELKPAEKDGQEEVLTGNLEAYSDSAEKQEKASGESAGSANEVEGSALHQTEPDTDTVKEMAHQETSLDPVITDDETEETEMQMRDKSGKGEENRIEYLERSRTEDLNPKVELQMVHCSEETTGDSEDEKNISLESEAQNVVRQEGESKEESVVCHSVPSENQVDKETCKEDTKQSELADQQDDGFTSMEGTDNSLAQKAELDESVNEQLRLEGQAEEEQEDEGDAFDFDEDSEQILETDEKRDGGEAEAQSEEDDGTSSVIRKAAPTGEAGERTGKTETSDTLTEDDVLQRKKGNESETGHSQEEASALKTDEKADVSAEGNEASDSNEVEKAPGDSGLEQDLESAGCNRAESKEDLRGGRKGKGKSRDDCTMS, via the exons ATTGAGGAGCGGCCAGAAAAAGATTTTGAGAAG GGAGCACGTACTGTCTCAAGTCTGTCAGCAGCAACCTTAGCTTCCTTGGGTGGGACTTCTTCTCGAAGAGGCAGCGGGGATACATCCATCTCAGCAGATACGGAGGCATCTATTAGAGAAATCAAG GACTCTCTAGCTGAAGTTGAAGAGAAATATAAGAAGGCGATGGTGTCAAATGCTCAGCTAGACAACGAGAAAACAAATTTCATGTACCAAGTAGATACCCTGAAGGATGCACTCTTAGAGTTAGAGGAACAACTCGCAGAATCCAGGAGGCAATATGAAGAAAAGAGTAAA GAATTTGAGAGAGAGAAGCACGCTCATAGCATACTGCAGTTTCAATTTAAGGAAATCAAAGAGGCTTTGAAGCAAAGAGACGAAATGCTTGCA GAAATCCAACAGctgcaacagaaacagcagagctATGTCAGGGAAATTTCTGATCTTCAGGAGACAATAGAgtggaaagacaaaaaaataggG GCCTTAGAGAGgcagaaagatttctttgaTTCCATAAGGAGTGAGCGGGATGACCTTAGAGACGAAGTGATTATGCTGAAGGAGCAACTGAAG AAACATGGAATAATCCCAGACTCCGACATAGCTACCAATGGGGAGGCATCAGACATTCTCAATAACGAAGGACAGTTGGATTCTTCTCAAGCTGTTCCAGGTGCACCGCAGGCATTAAAGACAGCAGGGGACGGGATGCTAG GCAGAGCCAAGGAAGTGGACATGAAAAATGAGATTGTGGAGGATGtggggaaaagagaaatcttGCAGAATTCTGAGCGTGAGGAACACAAAGAGGAGTCTGAGGAACAGGAAGTACAGACATTGCATGCTGATGAAAATACAAGGGCAGAAAACGTTACTGAAGAACCTGATGCTCTGTCAACAGCGATGTTACCAGATCGTAGGTTCTGTAAGGCTGTGGATCAGTTGTGTAAACCTGTGTCAGGGAATGCTTGTTCAAGTGATGATAGCGATGCAGATGATTTGAGAAAGGAGACACAGTCAGCAGACACAGCAGCCCGGCAGCCCGTTAGCAGGGAGGCTGAACACAGTAACTTAAACCAGAGGACAACTCAGAACTCAGAAATGAGCTCACTGCAAGGTCAGGATTTTGAGAGTCATCAGGAAACGCACGGTGAATTGAGTGCAGAGCATGAACTGGAAAAAGCTGCTCTACAACAGGAAGAAGGAGAGGATGTGGAAGCTAGCCGTGCACTGGGTGCTAATGaagcagagcaagcagcagaCAGTGCAGGTGACAGCAGTGAGGTGGTTTCTGGCCAGTCAGGGCTACCAGAGCTAGCGGACTCGCAAAGTGAAGAGGTAAATGTGGGGCGCTGTGCTGAAACACTCCAGTGCTCGGGAGGAATTGCTGGAAGCAAAGTTACAGAGGTCTTAGAGAAAACTCTTGTTGAAAGCAAAGACCACACTGATGGAACGGCAGATGAAACTGGAGGTGATAGAGCTGGAGAACAAAACGAGGTTGGGAGTGCaggtgagaaaatggaaagagattCCACAGACTCTGAAGGGGAGGAGTCATGTGGAAGCGATGCCCCATCAGATCCAAACGAGGAGGGAGAGGATCAGGCACACATCCAGCCAGTTTcctcagaggatggtgaggtaGCATTGTTAGAGGAACAGATTATGCAGGAGCACACAGAACTTAAACCTGCTGAGAAAGATGGACAGGAGGAAGTATTGACTGGAAACTTAGAGGCGTATTCAGACTCCgcagaaaagcaggagaaggCATCAGGGGAGTCTGCGGGCTCCGCTAACGAGGTAGAAGGAAGTGCACTGCATCAAACAGAGCCAGACACGGACACTGTGAAAGAAATGGCACATCAGGAAACCAGTTTAGACCCAGTTATTACAGATGATGAAACtgaggaaacagaaatgcaaatgagAGACAAGtctgggaaaggagaggaaaatagaatagaatacTTAGAACGCAGTAGAACAGAAGACTTAAATCCAAAGGTAGAGCTTCAAATGGTTCACTGCAGCGAAGAAACAACAGGTGACTCAGaggatgagaaaaatatttctttagaaaGTGAAGCACAGAATGTAGTCAGACAAGAAGGTGAATCTAAAGAGGAGTCTGTTGTATGTCACAGTGTGCCTAGCGAGAATCAAGTTGATAAAGAAACGTGTAAAGAAGATACGAAACAGTCAGAGCTCGCAGACCAGCAGGATGATGGATTTACTTCTATGGAAGGTACAGATAATTCTCTTGCACAGAAAGCTGAGCTGGATGAAAGCGTGAACGAGCAACTTAGACTAGAGGGCCaagcagaggaagaacaagAAGATGAAGGTGACGCATTTGATTTTGATGAGGATTCTGAACAGATACTGGAAACTGATGAAAAACGCGatggaggagaagctgaggcACAGAGTGAAGAGGATGATGGAACAAGCAGCGTGATAAGAAAAGCCGCCCCAACAGGTGAAGCCGGAGAGAGAACTGGCAAAACAGAAACCAGTGACACCTTGACCGAAGATGATGTCTTACAGCGTAAGAAAGGCAACGAGTCAGAAACAGGGCACTCGCAAGAGGAAGCGTCAGCACTGAAAACTGATGAGAAGGCCGATGTGTCGGCAGAGGGAAATGAAGCATCAGATTCTAATGAAGTGGAAAAGGCACCAGGTGACAGTGGTCTAGAACAGGATTTGGAGAGTGCCGGCTGTAACAGGGCTGAAAGCAAAGAGGATTTGCGAGGTGGTAGGAAGGGTAAGGGCAAATCCAGAGATGACTGTACAATGTCCTGA